A segment of the Acidobacteriota bacterium genome:
TCGCCATGGGAGCATGTGCTACTTCAGGGGGCCCGTTCAACACTTACAGTGTCGTCCAGGGGGTTGATCGTCTGGTCCCAGTTGATGTCTACATCCCGGGCTGTCCGCCAAGACCTGAAGCGCTGCTCTACGGGCTCATGATGCTCCAGGATAAGATTGATTCCATGACCATAGCAAAGAAGAAAAGTGCGTGATGATGGCAGCGGAAGACAATAAGAATATCCCGCCAGGGGTGGGAGACGAAAAGAAGCCTCCAGAGAAAAAAACAGCGCCTCCTCCAAAGAAACCGGACTTTGATGAAGAGAAGTTGAGACGCGAAGTTCCTTCCCTTCCTCTTCAGAAATTGAGTGAGCGGTTTCCTGAAAGTATCGAAGAGGTCTCCTATTATGCCGGTGAAGTCATCATTCGAGTCCCGAAGGAAAAATTCCTCGATATCTGTTCCTTCCTGAAGGAAGACTCAGAACTCGAGATGGATTATCTATCCTGCATAAGCGGAATTGATTATCCCAACAGGGAGAAACGCTTCGATCTGGTCTATCACATTTATTCCATAAAGAAGAATCACAGGTTGACGCTCAAGATCTCCGTCGCAGAAGGGGAATCGGCTCCATCTGTCACAACTGTATGGAAGACTGCCAACTGGCATGAGCGCGAGACCTACGATCTGGTCGGAATCTTCTTCTCAGACCATCCAGCCCTCGAAAGGATACTGACCCCTGAGAATTTTGAAGGTCACCCTCTCCGGAAGGATTTCCCACTGGAAGGAAGAGCGGACGACCATATCAGATACAGGTGATCGTCCAATGTTTCGAACGACTGAAATGGTCATCAACATGGGTCCCCAGCATCCGAGCACTCATGGTGTCCTGCGGCTCCTGTTGAGGCTGGACGGGGAGACCGTCGTCGATTCCAAGCCTGTCATCGGCTACCTCCACAGAGGAATAGAGAAGCTCAGCGAAAGTAAGACGTACGTTCAGATTACGCCACTTACCGACCGGCTAGATTACGTCGCATCTTTTTCGGAGAATCTTGGGTACATAGGGGCCGTCGAAAAGCTGCTGGGGATAGAGGTTCCGCCAAGAGCAAACTACATCAGGGTTATCCTTGCAGAACTCCAGAGGATCGCAAGCCACCTCGTATGGCTGGCGACTCATGCGCTTGACATCGGTGCCATGTCTGTCTTCCTCTACTGCTTCAGGGAGAGGGAAGAGATCCTGGATCTCTTCGAATCGTTCTGCGGGGCAAGGCTGACCTACAACGCGGTCAGGATCGGCGGCCTCTACCAGGATCTGCCGGAAGGATGGGTGGAAGAGTGCAGGAAGTTCTGCGAGCTCTTCCCCTCGCGGATGAAAGAGTATGAAGACCTCCTCACGATCAACAGAATCTGGCTGCAGAGGACGATTGGAATCGGTGTAATATCTGCCGAGGATGCCATCAACATGGGACTGAGCGGTCCCATGCTGAGGGGATCCGGCGTAAAATGGGACATCAGGAAGGCTTACCCTTACGCCACCTACCGTGATTTTGATTTCGATGTCCCGATCGGGAAAAACGGCGATACATATGACCGGTACCTCATCAGGCTCGAGGAGATGAGACAGAGCCGCAGGATCATCCTTCAGGCTCTTGATCATCTTCCCGATGGCGAGATAAGAGCCAAGGTGCCGAGAAGGATAAAACCACCGAAA
Coding sequences within it:
- a CDS encoding NADH-quinone oxidoreductase subunit C, with amino-acid sequence MMAAEDNKNIPPGVGDEKKPPEKKTAPPPKKPDFDEEKLRREVPSLPLQKLSERFPESIEEVSYYAGEVIIRVPKEKFLDICSFLKEDSELEMDYLSCISGIDYPNREKRFDLVYHIYSIKKNHRLTLKISVAEGESAPSVTTVWKTANWHERETYDLVGIFFSDHPALERILTPENFEGHPLRKDFPLEGRADDHIRYR
- a CDS encoding NADH-quinone oxidoreductase subunit D, whose amino-acid sequence is MFRTTEMVINMGPQHPSTHGVLRLLLRLDGETVVDSKPVIGYLHRGIEKLSESKTYVQITPLTDRLDYVASFSENLGYIGAVEKLLGIEVPPRANYIRVILAELQRIASHLVWLATHALDIGAMSVFLYCFREREEILDLFESFCGARLTYNAVRIGGLYQDLPEGWVEECRKFCELFPSRMKEYEDLLTINRIWLQRTIGIGVISAEDAINMGLSGPMLRGSGVKWDIRKAYPYATYRDFDFDVPIGKNGDTYDRYLIRLEEMRQSRRIILQALDHLPDGEIRAKVPRRIKPPKGEAYHSVEGPRGEMGFYLISDGSEKPYRVRFRSPNFVNLQSLPRLVEGHLVADIVAIIGTLDVVLGCVDR